A part of Arachis hypogaea cultivar Tifrunner chromosome 12, arahy.Tifrunner.gnm2.J5K5, whole genome shotgun sequence genomic DNA contains:
- the LOC140176891 gene encoding cation/H(+) antiporter 20-like: MAAAAFNDVAAWILLVLTVALTGKAGGSGGHKSPLVSVDKAGGAAVLKGARYGGRGVYLLNPRLSDGIGIHDGLDRDPLDLRQICVRIDDSEGREFCREAIQRIEDFVSRLLLSLYFASSRLKIDEFRCRIFNLLGM; encoded by the exons ATGGCCGCCGCTGCCTTCAACGACGTCGCAGCTTGGATCCTCCTCGTTCTCACCGTAGCACTCACCGGAAAGGCCGGCGGCAGCGGCGGCCACAAGAGCCCCCTGGTGTCCGT CGATAAAGCTGGTGGTGCGGCGGTGCTCAAAGGAGCACGATACGGTGGACGAGGCGTATATCTGCTTAACCCTCGCCTGAGTGATGGTATTGGAATTCATGATGGACTTGATCGGGATCCACTCGATCTTCGGCAAATTTGTGTTCGGATTGACGATTCCGAAGGGAGGGAATTTTGCAGAGAGGCTATACAGAGGATTGAGGATTTCGTGTCCAGGTTGTTGCTGTCGCTATACTTCGCTTCAAGTAGATTGAAGATTGACGAATTTAGATGTCGAATATTCAATTTACTAGGTATGTaa
- the LOC112729449 gene encoding glutaredoxin-C11, whose translation MDRVKDLASKKAAVIFTKSSCCMCHSITQLFYELGASPAVHELDNDPYGRQMEWALRSLGCNPSVPAVFIGGKFVGSSKDVISLHVDGSLKQLLMDAKAIWF comes from the coding sequence ATGGATAGAGTTAAGGATTTGGCATCAAAGAAGGCAGCAGTAATATTCACAAAGAGTTCATGTTGCATGTGCCATAGCATCACACAATTGTTCTATGAGCTTGGAGCAAGCCCTGCAGTTCATGAGCTTGACAATGATCCCTATGGAAGGCAAATGGAATGGGCCTTGAGAAGCTTGGGATGCAACCCTTCAGTCCCAGCAGTCTTCATTGGTGGAAAATTTGTAGGCTCTTCAAAAGATGTTATATCCCTCCATGTTGATGGTTCCCTCAAACAATTGCTCATGGATGCTAAAGCCATATGGTTTTAG